A genome region from Chengkuizengella sp. SCS-71B includes the following:
- the trxA gene encoding thioredoxin, whose product MGAVVLNKENFDQTISHGVTLVDFWAPWCGPCKIQLPIVDELAEELKGKVTVGKVNVDENSELAAIYAVQSIPTLLIFQNGEVVDKMIGLQSKDVLTEKLTQSIS is encoded by the coding sequence ATGGGAGCAGTCGTTTTAAATAAAGAAAACTTTGATCAAACCATATCACATGGAGTTACTTTAGTTGATTTTTGGGCTCCTTGGTGTGGTCCTTGTAAAATCCAATTACCTATAGTAGATGAATTAGCTGAAGAGTTAAAAGGGAAAGTAACTGTTGGTAAAGTGAATGTGGATGAAAATTCTGAATTAGCTGCAATATATGCAGTACAAAGCATCCCTACATTGTTAATATTTCAAAATGGTGAGGTCGTTGATAAAATGATCGGGCTACAAAGTAAGGATGTTTTAACTGAAAAACTAACTCAATCCATTAGTTAA
- a CDS encoding winged helix-turn-helix domain-containing protein produces the protein MNAYPNISYIAKLISEPTRAIILESLMGGQALPAGELAYKAKVSHPTVSSHLSKLVEGNLLKVEQFGRHRYYKLANEQVAEIIEKLGTIAPPVQIRSLKQSDQMKQVRLARTCYDHLAGELGVNITEALLKQDLIILKNDLYEVTKKGEEWFEDLGIMIHNVGKSRRVFAKPCLDWSERRYHISGWLGAAIATHFMEQKWIVKSTTNRSVQLTEEGTNMLKDSLGLDYSI, from the coding sequence ATGAATGCATATCCGAATATCTCATATATTGCTAAACTAATTTCTGAACCGACTCGGGCTATCATTTTAGAATCATTAATGGGGGGACAAGCACTTCCAGCAGGTGAATTAGCTTATAAAGCAAAGGTATCACACCCTACAGTAAGTTCACATCTATCAAAATTAGTGGAAGGAAATTTACTTAAAGTAGAACAATTTGGAAGACACCGCTATTATAAATTAGCTAATGAACAAGTTGCAGAAATCATTGAAAAGTTAGGTACTATAGCGCCCCCGGTTCAAATTCGTTCGTTAAAGCAATCTGACCAAATGAAGCAAGTTCGCTTAGCTCGAACTTGTTATGATCATTTAGCTGGTGAATTAGGAGTGAACATCACTGAAGCATTATTAAAACAAGATTTAATCATCTTAAAAAATGATCTATATGAAGTTACAAAAAAAGGAGAAGAATGGTTTGAAGACCTAGGAATTATGATTCATAATGTGGGTAAAAGTCGTAGAGTTTTTGCAAAGCCTTGTTTAGATTGGAGCGAGAGACGATATCATATATCAGGATGGTTAGGAGCAGCCATTGCTACTCATTTCATGGAACAAAAATGGATAGTCAAATCAACAACTAATAGATCTGTCCAACTTACTGAAGAAGGGACTAACATGTTAAAGGACAGTTTAGGATTAGACTACAGTATATAA
- a CDS encoding DinB family protein, translating to MNSIDLVIMNLKETRRRSIKLWNALPDEWIDWKPDHKAMSFGEMIRHVWGGSYGYHMILKNNGSLKEELCRPYDQEPIVSVQKEIELSKPYFDDFIQYVMSLSTEELSTRVIDRSDVNYKRYLGDMLLRIAYHDSVHTGQFLQYLRMIGLERPLIWD from the coding sequence ATGAATTCTATTGATTTAGTGATCATGAATTTAAAAGAAACAAGGAGACGTTCTATCAAATTATGGAATGCTCTTCCAGATGAATGGATTGATTGGAAACCAGATCACAAAGCCATGTCATTTGGTGAAATGATTCGCCATGTTTGGGGAGGCAGTTATGGTTATCATATGATTTTAAAAAATAATGGATCTTTAAAAGAAGAACTGTGCAGACCTTATGATCAGGAACCAATTGTTTCAGTCCAAAAAGAGATTGAGTTGTCAAAACCATATTTTGATGACTTTATACAGTATGTAATGTCACTATCAACAGAAGAATTATCAACTAGAGTAATTGATAGAAGTGATGTTAATTATAAGCGCTATTTGGGGGATATGCTTTTACGGATAGCTTATCATGATTCTGTTCATACGGGTCAATTTCTACAATACTTAAGAATGATAGGGTTAGAAAGGCCATTGATATGGGACTGA
- a CDS encoding YheC/YheD family protein, whose translation MDYFLNFKIISQQNKGDVIPTMDLKQNNKKYVSSKWKKTLVLINKLDLKKYIPETNKVSYESLNEMLEKHIVVYVKPSRGSSGKGVMKIQKRIQNEKTIYEIQNDLNIKSYYEYTTLYKDLDEHIKSSKRLHIVQKGIDMIKYNDCYADIRVMVQQNYQSEWEVTGILVRLSHPKKIVTNISSGGRVCDIDELLDHFCTNKNEKEALINTLKKVGVETAKQMNKAFPNIKENGIDIALDQKLYPWILEVNTKPDIIPFTRLKDKTIFEKMLEYRKALGKNYSLNQKEKKRKTIDKRRKWSISQSKSTTNIKVQHNSNYKPKKLKPIGKEFKRLKKKYSKKNLMIYDH comes from the coding sequence ATGGATTATTTTTTAAATTTCAAAATAATTTCTCAGCAAAATAAAGGAGATGTAATTCCAACAATGGATTTAAAACAAAATAATAAAAAATACGTTTCAAGCAAATGGAAAAAAACATTAGTTTTGATAAATAAACTAGACTTAAAAAAATATATTCCCGAAACAAATAAAGTAAGTTATGAGAGTTTAAATGAAATGCTGGAAAAACATATTGTAGTATATGTTAAACCAAGTAGAGGCTCTTCCGGAAAAGGTGTAATGAAAATTCAAAAAAGAATTCAAAATGAAAAAACAATCTATGAAATACAGAACGATCTAAATATAAAATCTTACTATGAATATACAACATTATATAAAGATCTAGACGAACATATTAAAAGTTCAAAACGGTTGCATATCGTACAAAAAGGAATCGATATGATCAAATATAATGACTGTTATGCAGACATAAGGGTCATGGTACAACAAAATTATCAATCTGAATGGGAGGTAACTGGAATTCTTGTTAGATTATCTCATCCTAAAAAAATAGTAACTAATATAAGTAGTGGGGGGAGGGTTTGTGATATTGATGAACTGTTAGATCATTTTTGTACAAATAAAAATGAAAAAGAAGCCTTAATAAACACACTAAAAAAAGTCGGAGTGGAAACAGCAAAACAAATGAATAAAGCTTTTCCAAACATTAAAGAAAACGGGATAGATATTGCACTAGATCAAAAGCTTTATCCTTGGATCTTGGAAGTAAATACGAAACCTGATATAATCCCATTTACTCGTTTAAAAGATAAAACCATCTTTGAAAAAATGTTGGAGTATAGAAAAGCTCTCGGTAAAAATTATTCTTTAAACCAAAAAGAGAAAAAAAGGAAGACAATAGACAAACGGAGAAAATGGAGTATTAGCCAGAGTAAAAGTACAACAAACATTAAGGTACAGCATAATTCTAATTATAAACCTAAAAAGTTAAAGCCTATTGGTAAAGAGTTTAAACGCTTAAAGAAGAAATATTCTAAAAAAAATTTAATGATTTATGATCATTAA
- a CDS encoding TIGR01777 family oxidoreductase, giving the protein MKIAITGGTGFIGKYLTHYFLSQNHKVYILTRKPDAYDSDDNNLKYIGWSVDSISSLRDKLEGMDVFINLAGESINNGRWTEQQKERIINTRLQVTDTLLKLFKDLNDTPKLFINASAVGYYGTSLNKTYTEKDISTSDDFLAKTVQEWEKHASIAKNLGIRTVYARFGIVLDKQEGALPKMVLPYKFFVGGKVGTGKQWLSWIHIKDVVNLMNFIMHNEEIEGAVNFTTPFPIQMDGFGKTIGEVLGRPHYLPAPSFALKMILGEMSTLVLDGQKVLPNKAQQLGFKFEFPTLRETLTDIYRT; this is encoded by the coding sequence ATGAAAATTGCCATAACTGGTGGTACTGGATTTATAGGAAAATATTTAACACATTATTTTTTATCGCAAAATCATAAAGTTTATATATTAACACGTAAACCTGATGCTTATGATTCAGATGATAACAACCTTAAATATATTGGCTGGTCAGTTGACTCTATAAGTTCATTAAGAGATAAACTGGAGGGGATGGATGTATTTATCAATTTAGCCGGTGAATCTATTAATAATGGTCGATGGACAGAGCAACAAAAGGAGAGAATTATTAACACTCGATTACAAGTTACAGATACGCTCTTGAAATTATTTAAAGACTTAAATGATACACCAAAATTATTTATCAACGCATCAGCTGTCGGGTACTATGGTACATCATTAAATAAAACCTATACAGAAAAAGATATTTCTACAAGTGATGATTTTTTAGCTAAAACAGTTCAAGAATGGGAAAAACATGCTTCAATAGCAAAGAATTTAGGAATTCGTACTGTTTACGCTCGTTTCGGTATTGTATTAGACAAACAAGAGGGTGCCTTACCTAAGATGGTTTTACCGTATAAATTTTTTGTTGGAGGGAAGGTAGGTACAGGTAAACAATGGTTATCGTGGATTCATATTAAAGATGTTGTAAATTTAATGAATTTTATTATGCATAATGAAGAAATTGAGGGTGCGGTGAATTTTACTACTCCTTTCCCAATACAAATGGATGGATTTGGAAAAACAATTGGAGAAGTACTTGGTCGTCCACATTATCTTCCTGCTCCTAGTTTTGCATTAAAAATGATTTTAGGTGAGATGAGCACATTAGTTTTAGACGGTCAGAAGGTGCTACCTAATAAAGCTCAACAATTGGGATTTAAGTTTGAATTTCCTACTTTAAGAGAAACCTTAACAGATATTTACCGTACATAA
- a CDS encoding type II toxin-antitoxin system death-on-curing family toxin, whose amino-acid sequence MSNIEFLTIPEVIAVNELLINQYSPQEQVGIKDHTLLESAIFRPQHTLFGKDAYPSIFDKAAALFESLAKNHAFQNANKRTAFACLVLFLDYNGYDFLMNPKKAADLTVNMVNHKYNLNKIASIIKSHSKHRLDS is encoded by the coding sequence ATGAGTAATATTGAATTCCTAACCATTCCAGAAGTTATTGCAGTAAATGAACTGCTGATCAATCAATATAGTCCACAAGAACAAGTTGGTATTAAAGATCATACCCTACTGGAATCAGCCATATTCAGACCTCAACATACTCTTTTTGGAAAAGATGCCTATCCTTCTATATTTGATAAAGCAGCTGCATTATTTGAAAGCTTAGCAAAAAATCATGCATTTCAAAATGCAAATAAAAGAACTGCCTTCGCATGTTTGGTGTTATTTTTAGATTATAATGGTTATGATTTTTTAATGAATCCAAAAAAAGCTGCCGATCTAACAGTAAATATGGTGAATCATAAATACAATCTAAACAAAATTGCTTCAATTATTAAAAGTCATTCAAAACATCGTTTAGATTCATAA
- a CDS encoding AbrB family transcriptional regulator — MDRKVTKIGNSLGVTMTDALKKINADLGDNVSVVVDEKEETITIKKTNKVDLPKGFNPKFLKSMQKIVDQYDETFKELKDR, encoded by the coding sequence ATGGATCGTAAAGTAACAAAAATAGGAAATAGTCTTGGTGTTACAATGACAGACGCTTTGAAAAAAATTAATGCTGATTTAGGTGATAACGTATCTGTAGTAGTAGATGAAAAAGAGGAAACAATTACGATTAAAAAAACAAATAAAGTCGATTTACCAAAGGGATTTAATCCAAAGTTTCTAAAATCCATGCAGAAAATAGTAGATCAATATGATGAAACATTTAAAGAATTAAAGGACCGCTAA
- a CDS encoding YafY family protein: MNKSKRLVELIMYINDKRQFTAKQLAEEFNVSLRTIQRDLLDLQELGVPLYSEVGAAGGYTILKERMLPPITFTEKEAIAMFFAYQSLQFYKDLPFESDSISALNKFYHHLAKDIKARIDSMKNRMVFWTPTRQQSTPYLQSLLEAATQQKVITVTYDSLNETSSRRIQPIGIYSQNGFWYCPAYCFKRLEVRLFRADRILTLEESEEQNRVDLSNFDVIKWYHHDKRKDSTSLVHLKVRLTKEGFRRCQMDTYLDKQLQKFDDGSGELIMDIDKNDIEYFADYFFSMGKNAHVLQPQEMVDIIKEKLEDLRKMYM, translated from the coding sequence ATGAATAAATCTAAACGATTAGTTGAACTGATTATGTATATTAATGACAAACGTCAATTTACAGCAAAACAGTTAGCTGAGGAATTTAATGTTTCTTTAAGAACCATTCAAAGAGATTTGTTGGATTTACAGGAACTCGGTGTTCCATTGTATTCAGAAGTGGGAGCTGCAGGAGGATATACAATACTTAAGGAAAGGATGCTTCCTCCGATCACTTTTACTGAAAAAGAAGCGATTGCGATGTTTTTTGCCTATCAATCATTACAATTTTATAAGGATTTACCGTTTGAGTCTGATTCAATTTCTGCGTTAAATAAGTTTTATCATCATCTAGCAAAAGATATAAAAGCACGAATTGATAGTATGAAAAATAGGATGGTATTCTGGACACCTACAAGACAGCAATCAACTCCTTATTTGCAGTCATTATTAGAAGCAGCTACTCAACAAAAAGTAATTACGGTTACATATGATTCTTTAAATGAAACTAGTAGTCGTAGAATCCAGCCCATTGGGATTTATTCACAAAATGGTTTTTGGTATTGTCCTGCATACTGCTTTAAAAGATTAGAGGTTCGTCTGTTTAGAGCTGATCGTATACTAACATTAGAAGAATCTGAGGAGCAAAATAGAGTAGACTTAAGTAATTTTGATGTTATTAAATGGTACCATCATGATAAAAGGAAAGATTCAACTTCACTAGTTCATTTGAAAGTTAGGTTAACTAAAGAAGGATTTCGAAGATGCCAAATGGACACTTATTTAGATAAACAACTTCAAAAGTTTGATGATGGAAGCGGAGAATTAATCATGGACATAGATAAAAATGACATTGAGTACTTTGCAGATTATTTTTTTAGTATGGGTAAAAATGCTCATGTTCTTCAACCTCAAGAAATGGTGGACATTATCAAAGAAAAACTAGAAGATTTGAGGAAGATGTATATGTAA
- a CDS encoding GyrI-like domain-containing protein yields MKNQTPTLEPTFVKKDEFKIAGLQCLTLMEQDEYQKDIGQLWEEFMGTLPNIKNKTNESKTYGLCFDFKETNEYSYVSGVEIDDPNISLPDKVVVKTIPASRYAVFTYKGDMSGVGAAFKYIYETWLPQSGEVPEEFSFEFYDERFLGPSNKNSEMDIYIPLK; encoded by the coding sequence ATGAAAAATCAAACCCCAACGCTAGAACCTACTTTTGTTAAGAAGGATGAGTTTAAAATTGCAGGTTTACAGTGTCTTACTTTAATGGAACAGGACGAATATCAAAAAGATATAGGTCAATTGTGGGAAGAGTTTATGGGAACTTTGCCAAACATAAAAAATAAAACAAATGAAAGTAAGACTTATGGTTTATGCTTTGATTTTAAAGAAACAAATGAATATTCATACGTCAGTGGAGTTGAGATTGATGATCCAAATATTTCTTTGCCAGACAAAGTTGTTGTAAAAACAATTCCTGCAAGCCGATACGCTGTTTTTACTTATAAAGGTGATATGAGCGGGGTGGGTGCAGCTTTTAAGTACATATATGAAACATGGTTGCCTCAATCTGGTGAAGTACCTGAAGAATTTTCATTTGAGTTTTACGATGAAAGATTTTTAGGACCATCCAATAAAAATTCTGAAATGGATATCTATATTCCTCTTAAGTAA
- a CDS encoding cyclic-phosphate processing receiver domain-containing protein, which produces MKKQINLYVDDLRDCSEGFVVARNVDEAFS; this is translated from the coding sequence ATGAAAAAACAAATTAACCTTTATGTGGACGATTTAAGAGATTGTTCAGAAGGGTTCGTAGTGGCAAGAAATGTTGATGAAGCCTTCTCCTGA
- a CDS encoding ABC transporter permease has protein sequence MKRLISEIEFQWNVFKLVVDWIVALYFVLPLLIFIGYQHVSWWLKIPFWLENIPLLLFLAIIYFLFLASGRLRTFLEDGDHLFLIQYHKWINTIRTWGIVYSIIFHFIIILFVYVFLSPLFIYHYDFTVNQLISLFLFSVLTKLFIIISKDLLFFRFKKWRQFIVSSLLFILGGIGYILIVLKCMNYIWIFIPLLFMIILLFMIKRLHKEGIFLDEVYLEQEAKMKFISMVLKDHVKKRWFKWLPRNKPILFRQSRQLFKKRTIVNVLVESNIKAFVRDSRMISNLLQYTFLSINVLWIAPYVMKWFIWIAIIIIMAVWIKNATLYTKNNSFIEFLSWNDNLPFYEVIRKTIFILITPWYLFMSSVFGLILFSWWSIPVILGSFFICYFISYVLYLSSS, from the coding sequence GTGAAGAGATTAATTTCTGAAATTGAATTTCAATGGAATGTATTTAAATTGGTAGTGGATTGGATTGTAGCGCTTTATTTTGTTTTACCACTATTGATTTTTATAGGGTATCAACATGTTTCCTGGTGGTTAAAGATTCCTTTTTGGTTAGAGAACATCCCCCTTTTATTATTTCTTGCCATCATTTATTTTTTGTTTTTAGCATCTGGGAGACTTCGAACTTTTTTAGAAGACGGAGATCATTTATTTTTAATTCAATATCATAAGTGGATAAATACGATTAGGACATGGGGAATTGTGTACTCTATTATATTCCATTTCATAATTATTCTATTTGTATATGTTTTTTTAAGCCCATTGTTCATATATCATTATGATTTCACTGTAAATCAACTCATTAGTTTATTTCTTTTCAGTGTACTTACGAAACTCTTCATTATCATTTCTAAAGATCTGCTATTTTTCCGTTTTAAAAAATGGAGACAATTCATCGTTTCAAGCTTGTTATTTATATTGGGTGGAATAGGTTACATTTTAATAGTGTTAAAATGTATGAACTACATATGGATTTTCATCCCTCTTTTATTCATGATTATCCTTTTATTCATGATAAAAAGATTACATAAAGAAGGAATTTTTTTAGATGAGGTCTATTTAGAACAAGAAGCAAAGATGAAGTTTATATCCATGGTTTTAAAAGATCATGTTAAAAAAAGGTGGTTTAAGTGGCTGCCAAGGAATAAACCTATTCTCTTTAGGCAGTCTCGACAATTATTCAAGAAAAGAACTATTGTAAATGTATTAGTGGAATCTAATATCAAGGCTTTTGTGCGTGATTCTCGGATGATTTCAAATCTTTTACAATACACTTTTTTAAGTATTAATGTGCTATGGATTGCTCCTTATGTCATGAAATGGTTTATTTGGATTGCTATAATTATTATTATGGCAGTATGGATAAAAAACGCGACTTTGTATACGAAAAATAACTCTTTTATCGAATTTCTAAGCTGGAATGATAATCTCCCTTTTTATGAAGTAATAAGGAAAACCATTTTTATTTTAATTACTCCATGGTATTTATTTATGAGCTCAGTATTTGGATTGATTTTATTCTCATGGTGGAGTATACCTGTAATATTAGGGAGTTTTTTCATTTGTTATTTTATATCATATGTTTTATATTTATCAAGCTCATAG
- a CDS encoding ABC transporter ATP-binding protein, with protein sequence MELLNVSINQANYIDKPNVIEEILFSIKEGELVGLIGPNGAGKSTTIKCILGLIKDYEGQIQFVGPNKNYSYIPEHPIYYENWTLWEHLELAAAAYDIPQKEFAKKTEHLIKQFQMREVIHHYPSSFSKGMQQKMMLIIGLLHSPDVYIVDEPFIGLDPIATQTFLEYLENERNRGAGILMSTHVLDTAEKICDRFICLNQGSIVAKGNLQELRHQSDMSVDASLFELFLKNTKIEDD encoded by the coding sequence TTGGAATTACTAAATGTTTCAATCAATCAAGCAAATTATATTGACAAACCTAATGTAATCGAAGAGATTTTATTTTCTATAAAGGAAGGGGAATTGGTAGGTTTAATTGGGCCGAATGGGGCAGGCAAAAGTACAACGATAAAATGCATCCTTGGTTTAATAAAAGATTATGAAGGACAGATTCAATTTGTAGGACCTAATAAAAATTACAGTTATATCCCTGAACACCCAATATATTATGAAAACTGGACTTTATGGGAGCATTTAGAATTGGCTGCTGCTGCTTATGACATACCGCAAAAAGAGTTTGCTAAAAAAACAGAGCATCTAATTAAACAATTTCAGATGAGGGAAGTGATTCATCATTACCCATCAAGCTTTTCTAAGGGAATGCAGCAAAAAATGATGCTGATTATCGGATTATTACATTCTCCTGATGTATATATTGTAGACGAACCTTTCATTGGGTTAGATCCAATCGCAACTCAAACTTTTTTAGAGTATTTGGAAAATGAGAGAAATAGAGGTGCTGGAATATTAATGTCCACACATGTATTAGATACCGCTGAAAAAATATGTGATCGTTTTATTTGTCTGAATCAAGGAAGTATTGTTGCAAAAGGAAATTTACAGGAATTAAGACACCAAAGTGACATGTCAGTTGATGCAAGTTTATTTGAATTATTTTTGAAAAACACAAAGATTGAGGATGATTGA
- a CDS encoding peptidylprolyl isomerase, with product MNETQNKSSKLWIIMSLFIAGLIALSIVTVLNTSTTTANEEQNSGDEKNEQKVSKSDFVATVNGEKIGKDKLFDLMVQQLGKETTGALVQQLIDQTLVSQELEKEGLIVTDEELANGIAKEIENFKASFGSEEEVETYLLQYGMSMEDYEKIVADIVPFQLEIEKLFESKIDVTDEEIATYYEENLSFYTEEEQVKASHILVETKEKAESIMQQINDGADFAELAKEHSIDPGSGANGGDLGFFGRDMMVPEFEKAAFNLSVGELSEIVQSEFGFHIIKVTDKKEAETPTLEEKQEEIKEELINVETSEQYQLWIEEVKEGSEIEVLFN from the coding sequence ATGAATGAAACTCAAAATAAAAGTTCAAAATTATGGATCATCATGTCGCTTTTTATAGCGGGATTAATAGCTTTATCCATTGTAACTGTATTGAATACAAGTACAACAACTGCTAATGAAGAGCAAAACTCTGGAGATGAGAAAAATGAGCAAAAGGTATCCAAATCGGATTTTGTAGCAACTGTAAATGGTGAAAAAATTGGTAAGGACAAGCTTTTTGATTTAATGGTTCAACAATTAGGAAAAGAAACAACCGGTGCTTTAGTTCAACAACTCATTGATCAAACTTTAGTTTCACAAGAGTTAGAAAAAGAAGGATTAATTGTAACAGACGAAGAATTAGCAAATGGTATAGCTAAAGAAATTGAAAATTTTAAAGCTTCATTTGGTTCTGAAGAAGAAGTTGAAACTTATTTACTTCAATATGGAATGTCAATGGAAGATTACGAAAAAATTGTCGCAGATATTGTTCCATTCCAACTTGAGATTGAAAAATTATTTGAATCAAAAATTGATGTAACTGATGAGGAAATTGCAACTTATTATGAAGAAAATTTATCTTTCTATACAGAAGAAGAGCAAGTGAAAGCATCTCATATATTAGTGGAAACGAAAGAAAAAGCAGAATCAATCATGCAACAAATTAATGACGGTGCAGATTTTGCAGAATTAGCAAAGGAACACTCAATCGATCCAGGAAGTGGTGCTAATGGAGGGGATTTAGGTTTCTTTGGTCGAGATATGATGGTGCCTGAATTTGAGAAAGCCGCTTTTAATTTATCTGTTGGTGAACTTAGTGAAATTGTACAAAGTGAGTTTGGATTCCATATTATTAAAGTTACCGATAAAAAAGAAGCAGAAACTCCTACTCTTGAGGAAAAACAAGAGGAAATCAAAGAAGAGTTAATAAATGTAGAAACTAGTGAACAATACCAATTATGGATTGAAGAAGTTAAAGAAGGTTCAGAAATTGAAGTTTTATTTAACTAA
- a CDS encoding Dabb family protein has product MIKHIVFFKLKDGSQQNIAKTKDVLLSMKGKIPVVRHLEVGMDVLRSERSYDLSLIVEVESLEDLDQYQVHPVHKEIITYITKVKESVVVVDYEF; this is encoded by the coding sequence ATGATAAAACATATCGTATTTTTCAAACTAAAAGACGGAAGTCAACAAAATATTGCTAAAACGAAAGATGTACTTCTAAGTATGAAAGGGAAAATACCAGTAGTACGCCACCTAGAGGTTGGTATGGATGTTCTTCGTTCGGAGCGTTCCTATGATTTATCCTTAATTGTAGAAGTAGAATCATTAGAGGATCTTGATCAATATCAAGTACATCCGGTTCATAAGGAGATCATTACGTACATAACGAAAGTTAAAGAATCTGTTGTTGTTGTAGATTATGAATTCTAA
- a CDS encoding DUF86 domain-containing protein yields MYYVNQNQINKRLEFLNWLVETIPESLENKPESDKAILFLAQERILHLALESVTDIGSYIIDGFLMRDASSYEDIIEILHGEKVFPSHLLETLLGLVKMRKKLVQEYFHLDRNEIYPLLHELPTTLSEFSNSISNYLKHELNT; encoded by the coding sequence ATGTATTATGTCAATCAAAATCAAATTAATAAAAGACTTGAATTTCTCAATTGGCTTGTAGAAACTATACCCGAATCTTTAGAAAATAAACCCGAATCTGATAAAGCTATTCTATTCTTAGCACAAGAAAGAATTTTACACTTGGCATTAGAATCGGTGACTGACATTGGAAGTTATATAATTGATGGGTTTTTGATGAGAGACGCAAGCAGTTATGAGGATATTATTGAGATATTACATGGAGAAAAAGTGTTTCCATCTCATTTATTAGAGACGTTATTAGGTTTAGTGAAAATGAGGAAAAAATTAGTTCAGGAGTACTTTCATTTAGATCGAAATGAGATTTATCCTTTATTACATGAACTGCCAACAACTCTTTCAGAATTTTCAAACAGTATTTCAAATTATTTAAAACATGAACTTAATACTTAA
- a CDS encoding metalloregulator ArsR/SmtB family transcription factor yields MNQEASTRKMILNMLKLKSSLSVSEMAKQLNITEMAVRRHLNTLDRDELVTSDLIRKSMGRPTHVYSLTKKADDLFPKNYHKFTLDILDELVSEFGNDAVEKLFEGRENKLFLKYDNRMHGKDLKKKVEELVGIQKETGYMAEYDVDDEGNYILMEYNCPIAQVADQYQQACDCELSLFKKLLETDVERTECIATGGNKCTYVVQNNEN; encoded by the coding sequence ATGAACCAAGAAGCTTCCACTCGGAAAATGATACTTAATATGCTAAAACTTAAAAGTTCTTTAAGTGTCAGTGAAATGGCTAAGCAACTAAACATTACAGAAATGGCTGTCCGAAGACATTTAAATACGTTAGATCGTGATGAACTGGTTACTTCAGATTTAATTAGAAAATCAATGGGCAGACCTACACACGTTTATTCTCTAACCAAAAAAGCGGATGATTTATTCCCTAAAAACTATCATAAATTTACTTTAGACATTTTAGATGAGCTAGTAAGTGAATTTGGAAATGATGCAGTGGAGAAGCTTTTTGAAGGAAGAGAAAATAAACTCTTTTTAAAATATGATAATAGAATGCACGGGAAAGATCTAAAAAAGAAAGTTGAAGAATTAGTTGGAATTCAAAAAGAAACAGGTTATATGGCAGAGTATGATGTTGATGATGAAGGAAATTATATTTTAATGGAGTATAATTGCCCGATAGCCCAAGTGGCTGATCAATATCAACAAGCTTGCGACTGTGAGCTATCGTTATTTAAAAAATTGTTAGAAACAGATGTAGAGCGTACCGAATGTATTGCAACCGGAGGAAATAAATGTACTTATGTTGTTCAAAATAATGAAAATTGA